The following proteins are encoded in a genomic region of Leptospira yasudae:
- a CDS encoding methylmalonyl-CoA mutase family protein: MADQKLFTDFPPVTRESWIALIQKDLKGADFEKKLVWETAEGFKIQPVYTKDDIADKQWLTSNLPGTFPFARSTRKLVQDWSIRQDFDSPTVAQANQLAKEAAANGVTAIGFIIENKTTPQRGIPVNSSKDLEALIDGLPFDQVTLHFIAEERSPEIFSWLPKGKVLVGGLGYDPYRILLKHGRSGKHSIAGLKEILETFASSWPHYRGLSVTSSTFRDGGSTISEELAFTLAAAAEYVQQLREAGMSVDTIASQLMFEFSIGPDYFLEIAKFRAARILWSEIIREFGPKEESSQHAFLSAQTCRYNYSAYDPNVNMLRATTEAMSAAIGGCEVISVSPYDSVLKTGDSFSLRIARNIQLLMKHESHVDKVVDPAAGSYYLESLTDSITKKAWEIFCEIESAGGFLEAVKKGILQKKISESRKKKEENLANRKEILLGTNQYPNGEDRVPELNQSKTLGDIESVAGEIVCETIAEFRAGAGIEEIRLKTEAYAKKSGKTPTVLLLPMGDLKMKKARTIFSQNFLACAGTKVVDPGSYSTPEEALQGLKETNADVVVFCTSDEEVVGFVDSTFAVLKKQYPNLIGIVAGNPTEQIDSLKSKGIEFFIHVKSQHLETLKSIQKRLGIQ, from the coding sequence ATGGCAGACCAGAAACTATTTACGGACTTCCCGCCTGTCACTCGGGAATCCTGGATTGCACTCATTCAAAAAGATCTCAAGGGCGCCGACTTTGAGAAGAAGTTAGTTTGGGAAACCGCGGAAGGGTTTAAGATCCAACCCGTTTATACCAAGGACGATATCGCCGACAAACAATGGCTGACTTCCAATCTTCCCGGAACCTTTCCGTTTGCAAGATCCACACGCAAGCTCGTGCAGGATTGGAGCATCCGTCAGGACTTCGATTCTCCGACGGTGGCCCAAGCCAATCAACTCGCCAAAGAAGCGGCGGCCAACGGAGTTACGGCGATCGGATTTATCATCGAAAATAAAACGACTCCGCAACGCGGAATTCCCGTAAATTCTTCCAAGGATCTGGAAGCGCTGATCGACGGACTCCCCTTCGATCAGGTGACGCTTCACTTTATCGCGGAAGAACGTTCACCGGAAATTTTCTCTTGGCTTCCGAAGGGCAAGGTTCTTGTCGGAGGACTTGGATACGATCCGTATCGAATTCTTCTCAAACACGGAAGATCGGGAAAACATTCCATCGCGGGTCTCAAAGAAATTTTAGAAACGTTCGCTTCCTCTTGGCCGCATTACAGAGGTTTGTCGGTGACCTCCTCCACGTTCCGGGACGGCGGCTCCACGATTTCGGAAGAACTCGCGTTTACATTGGCGGCCGCGGCGGAATACGTGCAACAACTTCGAGAAGCGGGAATGTCCGTGGATACGATCGCTTCCCAGTTGATGTTCGAATTCTCCATCGGACCGGATTACTTTTTGGAAATCGCAAAGTTCCGCGCCGCGAGAATTCTTTGGTCCGAAATCATCCGAGAATTCGGCCCCAAGGAAGAATCTTCACAACACGCATTTTTAAGCGCGCAGACATGCCGTTACAATTACAGCGCGTATGATCCAAACGTGAATATGCTTCGCGCTACGACCGAGGCGATGTCCGCAGCGATCGGCGGTTGCGAAGTGATCAGCGTTTCTCCGTATGACAGCGTGTTGAAAACGGGCGATTCCTTCTCTCTGAGAATCGCGAGAAACATCCAGCTTCTGATGAAGCACGAATCGCACGTGGACAAGGTGGTCGATCCCGCCGCAGGTTCGTATTATCTCGAATCGCTCACCGATTCGATCACCAAAAAGGCTTGGGAAATTTTCTGCGAGATCGAATCCGCGGGCGGATTTCTCGAAGCCGTCAAAAAAGGAATCCTTCAAAAGAAAATTTCCGAGTCCCGAAAGAAGAAAGAGGAGAATCTCGCGAACCGTAAGGAAATTCTTCTCGGAACCAATCAATATCCGAACGGAGAAGATCGGGTTCCCGAACTCAATCAAAGCAAAACGTTAGGCGATATCGAAAGCGTGGCGGGCGAAATCGTTTGCGAAACGATCGCCGAATTTAGAGCCGGTGCCGGAATCGAAGAGATCCGTTTGAAAACGGAAGCCTATGCGAAGAAGTCGGGTAAAACTCCGACCGTCCTTCTTTTGCCGATGGGCGATCTGAAGATGAAAAAGGCGCGCACGATCTTCTCCCAAAACTTTCTCGCTTGCGCGGGAACCAAGGTCGTCGATCCGGGAAGTTATTCCACTCCGGAAGAAGCCTTGCAAGGTTTGAAAGAAACGAACGCCGATGTCGTGGTCTTCTGCACGAGCGACGAAGAGGTCGTGGGTTTTGTGGATTCTACCTTTGCGGTTTTGAAAAAACAATACCCGAATTTAATCGGAATCGTAGCGGGAAATCCGACGGAACAAATCGATTCTCTGAAATCCAAAGGGATCGAATTTTTCATCCACGTCAAATCCCAACATTTAGAAACTCTGAAGTCCATTCAGAAAAGGCTGGGCATCCAATGA
- a CDS encoding TerC family protein yields the protein MGYWSSGEFVLVVIFTVVLGLLVYLDLFVLNKRAHKIPLRESVYWSLFWFSLAISFSILIYVMDQAPNDPERGKTKALEFITGYLLEYSLSVDNLFVFIMIFQKFRITPQYQPLILKWGIIGALIFRAIMIFIGAGLISQFNWILYLFGILLLYTAAKMFTHQEDEDFHPESSPVIKFAKKFLPMSQAHHPEKFVVTEHGKYVFTSTFITLLIVEFSDIMFALDSIPAIFSITTDAFIVYTSNIFAILGLRSLYFMLSGVMELFIFLKRGVSVLLAFVGIKLLLPLFSPYVFGHEVHIPILVSLGVIVGTLTLSILASIPHYLKTKNEN from the coding sequence ATGGGATATTGGAGTTCGGGAGAATTCGTCTTAGTCGTTATCTTCACGGTGGTTTTAGGTCTTCTCGTTTATCTGGATCTCTTCGTTTTAAACAAAAGAGCCCACAAAATTCCTCTCCGAGAATCCGTTTACTGGTCTCTCTTCTGGTTCAGTCTCGCGATTTCGTTTAGCATTTTGATCTACGTGATGGATCAGGCTCCGAACGATCCGGAGCGCGGTAAAACGAAGGCCCTCGAATTCATCACCGGATATCTTTTGGAATATTCCCTTTCGGTGGATAACCTCTTCGTCTTTATCATGATCTTTCAGAAGTTTCGGATAACGCCTCAGTATCAACCTCTGATTTTGAAATGGGGAATCATCGGCGCGTTGATTTTCCGCGCGATCATGATTTTTATCGGCGCCGGATTGATTTCTCAGTTCAACTGGATTCTCTACTTGTTCGGAATTCTTCTTCTTTATACCGCCGCGAAGATGTTCACGCATCAGGAAGACGAAGACTTTCATCCGGAATCTTCTCCCGTGATCAAGTTCGCGAAAAAGTTTCTTCCGATGAGTCAGGCGCACCATCCCGAAAAGTTCGTCGTGACCGAACACGGAAAGTATGTGTTTACTTCCACCTTCATCACTCTGCTCATTGTTGAGTTCAGCGATATCATGTTCGCGCTCGATTCGATTCCCGCGATCTTTTCGATCACGACGGATGCGTTTATCGTTTATACTTCCAATATCTTCGCGATCCTCGGACTTCGTTCCCTGTATTTTATGCTTTCAGGCGTGATGGAGCTGTTTATCTTTTTGAAACGGGGCGTTAGCGTTCTTCTCGCGTTCGTAGGAATCAAGCTGTTGCTTCCGCTTTTTTCGCCGTACGTTTTCGGACACGAGGTTCACATTCCGATTTTGGTTTCTTTAGGAGTGATTGTGGGAACTCTTACGCTTTCGATTTTGGCCTCGATCCCCCATTACCTCAAAACCAAAAATGAGAATTGA
- a CDS encoding lysoplasmalogenase, translating to MILLLFSITALIQLLVSYFFPGEVALKLATKVIPILILIFFSFLEGKWRDRSGKYIFVGLIFSLFGDTFLGLPGNYFVFGLGSFLVAQILYSIGFSVGNPVNLVRLIPYFAFGISFYTWILPGIGSSLYIPVAAYVSAICVMGWRASARECPRAEYWKSFAGSSLFILSDSLIAMGKFAGLPIPLIGTWIMLTYYAAQFLIYESVEEN from the coding sequence ATGATTTTACTCTTATTTTCGATCACCGCTTTGATTCAATTGCTCGTTTCCTATTTTTTTCCGGGCGAAGTCGCTCTCAAATTGGCGACCAAAGTCATACCGATTCTCATTTTGATTTTCTTTTCTTTCTTGGAAGGCAAGTGGAGGGACCGCTCCGGAAAATACATCTTCGTAGGCTTGATCTTTTCCTTGTTCGGAGATACGTTTTTAGGTCTTCCCGGAAACTATTTCGTCTTCGGACTCGGATCGTTTCTCGTAGCGCAGATTTTATATTCGATCGGATTCTCCGTGGGAAATCCGGTAAACCTCGTTCGGCTGATTCCGTACTTTGCGTTCGGAATTTCTTTCTACACTTGGATTCTTCCGGGAATCGGAAGTTCGCTTTATATTCCCGTCGCGGCGTACGTCTCCGCGATCTGCGTGATGGGTTGGAGAGCGTCCGCCAGAGAATGTCCGAGAGCGGAATATTGGAAATCGTTTGCGGGTTCCTCTCTTTTTATTCTTTCGGACAGTCTAATCGCGATGGGGAAGTTCGCGGGACTTCCGATTCCTTTGATCGGAACTTGGATCATGCTGACGTACTACGCCGCGCAGTTCCTCATCTATGAATCCGTGGAAGAAAATTAA
- a CDS encoding ferritin-like domain-containing protein, with protein sequence MNIKPLKETTFLEAVAAAIQHEKDYFEFYMSTYEKLPPGDTKELFERLAEEVDDHIKFITELYEQAEGSELPNLKQLTAIHKFHETTLQKLMNKVERTISGPGTRDAHEALELAIREAENAVSFYEKLANKFDDVNIKSLFTKLKDYNHNYQSLLETELNGLDQSGSGQQGTFFWDEQAEEVAKAESKPSKTASAPKKPKAAAPASKPAPAAKPAPVAKPTPAAKPAASTASAKKAAPAPKKAASKSKPVAKKAAPKKKAAVKKAAAKPKKAVKKTVKKAAPKKKTAAKAKKKR encoded by the coding sequence ATGAATATTAAACCTTTAAAAGAAACGACATTTTTGGAAGCGGTAGCGGCCGCGATCCAACACGAAAAAGATTACTTCGAATTTTATATGAGTACGTATGAAAAGCTTCCTCCCGGTGACACAAAGGAACTTTTCGAAAGACTCGCGGAAGAAGTGGACGATCATATCAAGTTCATCACGGAGTTGTACGAACAAGCGGAAGGATCGGAACTCCCGAACTTGAAACAACTCACAGCGATTCATAAGTTTCACGAGACGACTCTTCAAAAACTGATGAACAAGGTGGAGAGAACCATTTCGGGTCCGGGGACAAGAGACGCGCACGAAGCGCTCGAACTGGCGATCCGCGAAGCGGAGAATGCGGTTTCTTTCTATGAAAAACTCGCGAACAAGTTCGACGACGTGAACATCAAATCTCTTTTCACGAAACTCAAGGACTACAATCACAACTATCAGTCTCTTCTGGAAACGGAATTGAACGGCTTGGATCAATCCGGTTCGGGACAACAAGGAACGTTCTTTTGGGACGAACAAGCGGAAGAAGTCGCGAAGGCGGAATCCAAACCTTCCAAGACCGCGTCCGCTCCGAAGAAACCGAAGGCCGCGGCGCCCGCTTCCAAACCCGCTCCTGCCGCTAAGCCGGCGCCCGTAGCAAAACCGACTCCGGCTGCAAAACCCGCAGCGTCTACGGCGTCCGCAAAGAAAGCGGCTCCCGCACCGAAAAAGGCGGCGAGCAAATCCAAACCCGTTGCGAAAAAGGCTGCGCCTAAAAAGAAAGCCGCAGTGAAAAAAGCGGCGGCAAAACCGAAAAAGGCGGTTAAGAAGACCGTCAAGAAAGCGGCTCCGAAAAAGAAAACCGCGGCAAAGGCTAAGAAGAAAAGGTAA
- a CDS encoding aminotransferase class V-fold PLP-dependent enzyme, with product MQPTTITDWKEIQDLYPVNQEMIWLNNCGTTPCNVNTIQTVGEYLEGYARKGVLTEVRKYASVKHAIRKIVAGLINCDVEELCVIHNTNEGMNFLSLGFQLKPGDEILLLENEYPSNIYPWEHWKEKGVNLGFIPMATTPDQFLENVKSSVGPKTKIVSLSAVHWCTGMPFPLEEIGTFLDEKGIEFVLDGAQGVGLVPIDVRKMKLKYIAFPAWKWLLGPLGLGMLYIQQDRIDTLAFPFKGTGSVVNDEVYLPYRAELKPGADRYEISSGNFIDWVYFQSTLEMLHKIGFHSVMERIYELADYLSEGMKNVGFQMELDHFPDNRTGIVVGYKEGIPMDELVSYLKKNGVMCALRLGKVRFSPHIYNRKDQLDRVVELLGSFPG from the coding sequence ATGCAGCCCACCACGATCACCGATTGGAAAGAAATCCAAGATCTGTATCCCGTCAATCAGGAGATGATCTGGTTGAACAATTGCGGGACGACTCCCTGCAATGTGAATACGATCCAAACGGTCGGAGAATATTTGGAAGGATACGCCCGCAAGGGAGTACTTACCGAAGTCCGTAAATACGCTTCCGTAAAACATGCGATTCGTAAGATCGTGGCGGGACTCATCAACTGCGACGTGGAAGAACTGTGCGTCATCCACAACACCAACGAAGGAATGAACTTTCTTTCACTCGGTTTTCAACTGAAACCGGGAGACGAGATTCTCCTGTTGGAAAACGAATACCCGAGCAATATTTATCCTTGGGAACATTGGAAAGAGAAGGGCGTAAACCTGGGATTCATTCCGATGGCAACCACGCCCGATCAGTTTCTGGAGAACGTTAAGTCCTCCGTCGGACCTAAAACCAAAATCGTCTCCCTTTCGGCGGTTCACTGGTGCACGGGAATGCCGTTTCCTTTGGAAGAAATCGGAACGTTTTTGGACGAGAAGGGCATCGAATTCGTGTTAGACGGAGCGCAAGGTGTGGGACTTGTTCCCATCGACGTTCGTAAAATGAAGTTGAAATACATCGCGTTCCCCGCTTGGAAATGGCTCTTGGGTCCGCTGGGTTTGGGAATGTTGTACATCCAACAAGACCGTATCGACACGCTCGCATTTCCGTTTAAAGGAACCGGTTCCGTGGTCAACGACGAAGTGTATTTACCGTATCGGGCGGAACTCAAACCGGGAGCGGATCGTTACGAAATTTCCAGCGGCAACTTTATTGATTGGGTTTACTTTCAATCCACGCTGGAAATGCTCCACAAGATCGGATTTCATTCGGTCATGGAAAGAATCTACGAGCTTGCGGATTACCTCTCCGAAGGAATGAAGAACGTCGGATTCCAAATGGAACTCGATCATTTTCCGGACAACAGAACCGGAATCGTGGTCGGTTACAAGGAAGGAATTCCGATGGATGAACTCGTTTCCTATCTCAAGAAGAACGGAGTGATGTGCGCGCTTCGATTGGGCAAGGTTCGTTTTTCTCCGCATATCTATAACCGAAAAGATCAGCTCGATCGGGTTGTGGAACTTCTCGGAAGTTTTCCGGGCTGA
- a CDS encoding bile acid:sodium symporter family protein has product MKTTRLRKIGEIGTLLFPVWVITGSVLSFFFPQWFTWFTGPWITYGLGFTMLGMGITLLPQDFRDVFQTPVPVLAGVILQYTVMPLSGWGIGILLDLPAPLATGLIVVSCCPGGVASNVITYLAKGDLALSVSMTASSTILSVFMTPLLTLLLIGKGVEASASGLFLDTFQVVILPVALGVLLNFYLPEISKRIQTVSPLIAVLLITMIVSSILGAGREKILQSAGRLIVAVVGLHSSGFFFGYILSWLFIRKQKTSRTISIEVGMQNSGLGVVLSRNNFPDPLVAIPAAISSLVHSLIGSLLAAFWRKSKPDEDVR; this is encoded by the coding sequence ATGAAGACAACCCGACTGCGGAAAATCGGAGAAATCGGCACGCTGCTATTCCCGGTCTGGGTTATAACCGGATCGGTTCTGTCCTTTTTCTTTCCCCAATGGTTTACTTGGTTTACCGGGCCTTGGATCACGTACGGGCTCGGTTTTACGATGCTCGGAATGGGAATCACTCTTTTACCCCAGGACTTCCGAGACGTTTTTCAAACCCCGGTCCCGGTGCTGGCAGGGGTCATATTGCAATATACGGTGATGCCTCTGTCCGGCTGGGGAATCGGAATTCTTCTCGATTTACCCGCGCCGTTGGCGACCGGATTGATCGTTGTATCTTGTTGTCCCGGAGGTGTTGCGTCTAACGTAATCACCTATCTCGCAAAAGGGGATCTTGCTTTATCGGTTTCGATGACCGCGTCTTCCACGATTCTATCGGTTTTTATGACCCCGCTTTTGACGCTCTTGCTCATCGGAAAAGGCGTGGAAGCGTCGGCGAGCGGGCTATTTTTGGATACGTTCCAAGTCGTGATTTTACCGGTCGCGCTCGGTGTTCTGCTCAACTTTTATCTCCCGGAAATTTCCAAAAGAATCCAAACGGTTTCTCCGTTGATCGCGGTTCTTCTCATTACGATGATCGTATCTTCGATCTTGGGAGCGGGAAGAGAAAAGATTCTTCAGTCGGCCGGAAGATTGATCGTAGCCGTGGTCGGTCTGCATTCGTCCGGATTCTTTTTCGGTTATATTCTTTCCTGGCTTTTCATCCGAAAACAAAAAACTTCCAGAACGATTTCCATCGAAGTAGGCATGCAAAACTCCGGATTGGGAGTCGTTCTTTCCAGAAATAATTTTCCGGACCCGTTGGTTGCCATACCCGCCGCGATTTCCAGTTTGGTGCATTCCTTGATCGGAAGTTTGCTCGCCGCTTTCTGGAGAAAATCCAAACCGGACGAGGATGTTCGCTAA
- a CDS encoding helix-turn-helix transcriptional regulator has protein sequence MEIFFVVPIMAAIANVSCLIENVRRDHPFHKLMTAFYLAIGFQNFSTAAMCLSPNEDVSIAWWIFQCHSFFILAPILVGMASFSTGRKILNPYTWTTLIAAIIVDFLASSMPRFFIGGFKLLSFGLSPLISPVGAALGVGVHLLSLCICIYLFARPVQWNVFFERKFFISVFLLWWFALFANLFPMHGINLPPLHPVADAALSVTLSVYLNRYNAAGFGFWRILANILISIAVGVTIGMLFWPVLKSVAYRELYVTAIAAFSACSFISFLLFHSFKTDSILPRKEFNLEGFGLSKQEIRICELLEAGHSRTFIQLILNVSNGTLRNHLKNIYAKVLPESKSTAKDQLQRLTIFLSKQKENRVTT, from the coding sequence TTGGAAATTTTTTTCGTAGTCCCGATCATGGCGGCAATCGCCAACGTAAGTTGTTTAATCGAAAACGTACGCAGGGATCATCCCTTTCACAAACTGATGACCGCGTTTTATTTGGCGATCGGGTTTCAAAATTTTAGTACCGCCGCAATGTGTCTTTCTCCGAATGAAGACGTTTCGATCGCGTGGTGGATTTTTCAATGTCATTCTTTTTTTATTCTCGCTCCCATCTTAGTGGGAATGGCAAGTTTTTCAACGGGCCGAAAAATTTTGAATCCTTATACGTGGACTACGTTGATCGCAGCAATCATCGTTGATTTTTTAGCCTCGTCGATGCCTCGCTTTTTTATCGGCGGGTTTAAATTGTTGTCCTTCGGTTTGTCTCCGTTGATTTCACCGGTCGGCGCCGCTTTGGGAGTGGGAGTTCATCTTCTTTCCTTGTGCATTTGTATTTATTTATTTGCGCGTCCGGTTCAATGGAACGTCTTCTTTGAACGGAAATTTTTTATCAGCGTTTTTCTTTTGTGGTGGTTCGCTCTCTTTGCCAATCTTTTCCCGATGCACGGTATCAACTTGCCTCCGTTGCATCCCGTTGCGGACGCCGCTCTTTCCGTGACTCTTTCCGTCTATTTAAACCGTTACAACGCGGCCGGTTTCGGTTTCTGGCGGATTCTTGCGAACATTCTGATTTCCATCGCGGTTGGAGTCACGATCGGGATGTTGTTCTGGCCCGTTTTGAAGTCGGTCGCCTATCGCGAGTTATACGTTACCGCGATCGCGGCCTTTAGCGCTTGTTCTTTTATTTCGTTCCTATTATTTCATTCCTTCAAAACGGATTCCATCCTTCCTCGCAAGGAATTCAATTTGGAAGGATTCGGACTTTCCAAACAAGAGATCCGGATCTGCGAATTGCTGGAAGCCGGACACAGCAGAACCTTCATTCAGCTGATCTTGAACGTTTCCAACGGAACTTTGAGAAATCACCTGAAGAATATTTATGCGAAGGTATTGCCCGAATCCAAATCCACCGCAAAGGATCAATTGCAGAGATTGACCATTTTTCTTTCCAAGCAGAAAGAAAATCGAGTTACGACTTAA
- a CDS encoding LIC_10705 family lipoprotein codes for MKRLCFERISLFRKLILIGIACCIGSNCDLLENDNSVAQYHREFTAFYSLFFIVPDLDFNQFCPPTDQIPILEPGTHTRFMQAGDTYIFDNRARLNAFNPGSLFEYFTFIFQENPGQEVQLVSLECGASSFEYQARQDTGLPNQLENVYIGLKTPPFGANRSRFFTKFKGISGSGTITFTTPSAQDPPQ; via the coding sequence ATGAAGAGGCTTTGTTTTGAGAGGATTTCTTTATTTCGTAAACTGATTTTGATTGGAATAGCTTGTTGCATCGGATCCAATTGCGACCTTTTGGAGAATGACAACAGTGTTGCCCAATATCACAGAGAATTTACTGCCTTTTATTCACTGTTTTTTATTGTTCCTGACCTAGACTTCAACCAATTCTGTCCGCCAACGGATCAGATCCCGATCTTGGAACCGGGAACTCATACACGTTTCATGCAAGCGGGGGATACGTATATTTTTGATAACAGAGCGAGATTGAATGCATTCAATCCCGGAAGCCTTTTCGAATACTTTACATTTATATTTCAAGAAAATCCTGGTCAAGAAGTACAACTAGTGAGCTTAGAATGTGGAGCAAGCTCATTTGAATATCAAGCAAGGCAAGATACAGGACTTCCTAATCAGCTAGAAAATGTTTATATTGGACTGAAAACACCTCCGTTCGGAGCAAATCGCTCTCGATTCTTTACTAAATTTAAAGGAATTTCTGGCTCTGGAACCATTACATTCACTACGCCGAGCGCGCAAGACCCTCCGCAATAA
- a CDS encoding LIC_10705 family lipoprotein produces the protein MLKKALVLSISILAIWNCENLKQPDFDRGTTAGIDNNFLLTYGFFFIVPNLDFNQFCPPTDQIPILEPGTHTRFMQAGDTYIFDNRARLNGTYTGFSSEFFTFTIQEAPGQEIRLVSPLCGLSPDDYRATGDSGASGQLENIYISLKIPPFPKTRSGFFTKIKAISGSGTITFTTPASQDPPNAH, from the coding sequence ATGTTAAAGAAAGCTTTAGTTTTGAGTATTTCCATTTTAGCAATTTGGAATTGCGAGAACCTCAAACAACCCGACTTTGATCGAGGAACCACCGCAGGCATCGACAATAATTTTTTACTCACCTACGGCTTTTTCTTCATTGTTCCCAACCTAGACTTCAATCAATTTTGTCCGCCCACGGATCAGATTCCGATCTTAGAACCGGGCACCCATACAAGGTTTATGCAAGCGGGAGATACTTATATCTTCGATAACAGGGCAAGATTAAATGGAACCTACACTGGGTTTTCTTCCGAATTTTTTACATTTACAATTCAAGAGGCCCCTGGCCAAGAAATTAGATTAGTAAGTCCTCTTTGTGGTCTCAGTCCAGACGATTATCGTGCTACGGGAGACTCTGGTGCATCAGGCCAATTAGAAAATATCTATATAAGTTTGAAAATTCCACCATTCCCTAAAACGAGATCGGGATTTTTTACTAAAATCAAAGCTATCTCAGGATCTGGGACAATCACATTTACAACTCCAGCATCGCAAGACCCTCCGAATGCTCATTAA
- a CDS encoding LIC10707 family hydrolase — protein MIHKRFTKTFFFICLFLLSTFPIFADKNNITSVLPDSTHTVQYFIETSNCNTQFDDSNPESFEPNRTFLTMYGDSLGDFVNQGGYGYFGWDKYLTLMNFSVSWNVQNLAVGGYTTYDVYTLISECARTAPRRFNFKTAPNVAFEIGGNDFWHNSIMLTFMPWKFSAVVGRVAFNTKSILYQLRNPRRDKNVLVMGNFPNLSYSPTLGNTNSYFTPLATHPDGLFSYNMNKLHEEQQRAMLQEVQAAAIAVLPFGWLGLLYIPIDMNELHGDFVQAIIGIKQAYNNALATIQIQTGIEELGILRIKIQNTGTSPTGQDDWYWTWLHTIKNNISMVTSLGMLFSQGQLEQTVAEVNSKYGKVHFLPMYHLFLRQRDCFEFGQCWVANPWLYQDQVGHLNYIGYTVWAGALAAKVTELGWHNSLQNGPPKYNGAVSIPGDDTVVTPLPEEQAPQPVQVDPLPIDILILICLFTGKCW, from the coding sequence ATGATTCATAAGAGATTTACTAAAACGTTTTTCTTTATTTGTCTATTCTTACTTTCTACTTTTCCTATTTTTGCGGATAAGAACAACATTACATCCGTTCTTCCAGATTCAACGCACACAGTACAATACTTTATAGAGACCTCTAATTGCAACACTCAGTTTGACGATTCCAATCCAGAATCCTTTGAACCGAATAGAACTTTTCTAACTATGTATGGAGACAGCTTAGGTGATTTTGTAAATCAAGGCGGCTATGGTTATTTCGGTTGGGACAAATACTTAACCCTAATGAATTTTAGTGTGTCATGGAATGTGCAAAATTTGGCTGTAGGCGGATATACGACATACGACGTTTATACTTTGATTTCCGAATGCGCCAGGACCGCTCCAAGACGCTTCAACTTCAAAACAGCTCCCAACGTAGCCTTTGAAATCGGAGGGAACGATTTCTGGCACAATTCCATCATGCTGACCTTCATGCCTTGGAAATTCAGCGCCGTAGTCGGGAGAGTCGCCTTCAATACAAAGTCCATTCTCTACCAATTACGAAATCCGAGGCGAGATAAGAACGTATTGGTGATGGGAAATTTTCCGAATTTATCTTATAGCCCGACGTTAGGAAATACGAACAGCTATTTTACGCCGCTTGCAACGCATCCGGATGGATTGTTCTCATACAATATGAACAAACTGCACGAAGAACAGCAAAGGGCCATGTTGCAAGAAGTACAGGCGGCCGCAATCGCCGTACTTCCTTTCGGATGGCTCGGGTTGTTGTACATACCGATCGATATGAACGAACTTCACGGAGATTTCGTCCAAGCGATTATCGGAATCAAACAAGCGTATAACAATGCTTTAGCGACGATCCAAATTCAGACAGGAATCGAAGAATTAGGAATTCTGCGTATAAAAATTCAAAATACGGGGACTTCGCCCACGGGCCAAGATGATTGGTACTGGACTTGGCTGCACACAATCAAAAACAATATCAGCATGGTTACGAGTTTGGGAATGCTCTTTTCCCAAGGTCAGCTCGAACAAACCGTGGCGGAAGTAAACAGTAAATACGGTAAAGTTCATTTCCTCCCCATGTATCATCTCTTCCTTCGTCAGAGAGACTGTTTTGAGTTCGGTCAATGCTGGGTCGCCAATCCTTGGTTATACCAAGATCAAGTCGGCCATTTGAACTACATAGGTTACACCGTATGGGCGGGAGCCTTAGCCGCCAAAGTCACGGAACTCGGCTGGCACAACTCCCTGCAGAACGGCCCTCCGAAATACAACGGAGCAGTCTCCATTCCCGGCGACGATACTGTCGTAACCCCTTTACCGGAAGAACAAGCTCCTCAGCCGGTCCAAGTCGATCCGCTCCCCATCGACATCCTAATCCTGATCTGCCTATTCACCGGAAAATGCTGGTAG